In Microbacterium esteraromaticum, the following proteins share a genomic window:
- a CDS encoding amino acid ABC transporter substrate-binding protein, translating into MSRRLIAATALVIAAAALTACSGSTAPASSGSAESGAELGLVKDGTLTVATEGTYRPFSFHGDGGTGALTGYDVEIIQAVADKLDLKVEFQETQWDAIFAGLDAGRFDVIANQVTINDEREEKYLFSEPYTVSPGVIVVKDDDDSISSFDDLEGKTAAQSLTSNWNELAKESGAKIEAVEGWAQAVALLRQGRVDATINDKLTFLDYETTDGPTGLKIAAETDEAGEQAFTFTKDKNALVKAVDGALDELRADGTLAEISEKYFGEDVTE; encoded by the coding sequence ATGTCCCGTCGTCTCATCGCCGCCACCGCACTGGTCATCGCAGCCGCAGCGCTCACCGCCTGCAGCGGCTCGACGGCACCCGCCTCCAGCGGCTCGGCGGAGTCCGGCGCCGAGCTCGGGCTGGTCAAGGACGGCACCCTCACCGTGGCGACGGAGGGCACGTACCGTCCGTTCAGCTTCCACGGCGACGGCGGCACCGGTGCGCTGACCGGATACGACGTCGAGATCATCCAGGCTGTGGCCGACAAGCTCGACCTGAAGGTGGAGTTCCAGGAGACGCAGTGGGATGCGATCTTCGCCGGCCTCGACGCGGGACGCTTCGACGTCATCGCGAACCAGGTCACCATCAATGACGAGCGCGAAGAGAAGTATCTCTTCAGCGAGCCGTACACGGTCTCGCCCGGCGTGATCGTCGTGAAGGACGATGACGACTCGATCAGCTCGTTCGACGACCTCGAGGGCAAGACCGCAGCGCAGTCGCTGACGAGCAACTGGAACGAGCTCGCGAAGGAATCGGGCGCGAAGATCGAGGCTGTCGAGGGCTGGGCGCAGGCCGTGGCGCTGCTGCGTCAGGGGCGTGTCGATGCCACCATCAACGACAAGCTCACCTTCCTCGACTACGAGACCACCGACGGTCCCACGGGCCTGAAGATCGCCGCCGAGACCGACGAGGCAGGCGAGCAGGCGTTCACGTTCACCAAGGACAAGAACGCCCTCGTGAAGGCCGTCGACGGCGCGCTCGACGAGCTGCGGGCCGACGGCACGCTCGCGGAGATCAGCGAGAAGTACTTCGGCGAGGACGTCACCGAGTAA
- the nusG gene encoding transcription termination/antitermination protein NusG — MSDKYSDDADWATAAEQSSEEDEAQEGNVLAEQEQSSSAAEHNALHIEGDGEIDVDYDDTDDIEIEDPEADAIVNDALNLDEAAETEAAAEVLNDAVAEESAEAEAAAADEVTPYDGPEVGGESDDETEAEEDPYEAFRADLRMLPGKWYVIHSYAGFERKVKANIEQRKSTLEVEDDIYQIEVPMEDVVEIKNGQRKMVNRVRIPGYVLVRMELNEDTWSVVRHTPGVTGFVGNAHNPTPLRFEEAFNMLKSLVEVKDVPTAKSIAAKGGVAVARPMAAEVDFEVGETITIKEGSFAGLPGTISEINAASGKLTVLVSLFERETPVELSFEQVTKMI, encoded by the coding sequence GTGTCTGACAAGTATTCCGACGACGCCGACTGGGCGACCGCTGCAGAGCAGTCCAGCGAAGAGGACGAAGCCCAGGAGGGCAACGTGCTCGCCGAGCAGGAGCAGTCGTCCTCGGCAGCCGAGCACAACGCTCTGCACATCGAGGGCGACGGTGAGATCGACGTCGACTACGACGACACCGATGACATCGAAATCGAAGACCCGGAGGCGGACGCGATCGTGAACGACGCTCTGAACCTGGACGAAGCGGCTGAGACTGAAGCAGCCGCCGAGGTCCTCAACGACGCAGTGGCGGAGGAGTCCGCCGAGGCCGAGGCGGCCGCGGCCGACGAGGTCACCCCGTACGACGGTCCGGAGGTCGGCGGCGAGTCCGACGACGAGACCGAGGCCGAGGAGGACCCGTACGAGGCGTTCCGCGCCGACCTGCGCATGCTTCCCGGCAAGTGGTACGTCATCCACTCCTACGCCGGCTTCGAGCGCAAGGTGAAGGCCAACATCGAGCAGCGCAAGTCGACGCTCGAGGTCGAGGACGACATCTATCAGATCGAGGTCCCGATGGAGGACGTCGTCGAGATCAAGAACGGCCAGCGCAAGATGGTCAACCGCGTGCGCATCCCCGGCTATGTGCTGGTGCGCATGGAGCTCAACGAGGACACCTGGTCCGTCGTGCGTCACACGCCCGGCGTCACCGGCTTCGTGGGCAACGCCCACAACCCGACCCCGCTGCGCTTCGAAGAGGCCTTCAACATGCTGAAGTCGCTCGTCGAGGTCAAGGACGTCCCCACCGCGAAGTCGATCGCGGCCAAGGGCGGCGTCGCCGTGGCTCGTCCGATGGCGGCCGAGGTCGACTTCGAGGTCGGCGAGACCATCACGATCAAGGAGGGCTCGTTCGCGGGTCTGCCTGGAACGATCAGCGAGATCAACGCCGCCAGCGGCAAGCTCACCGTGCTCGTCTCGCTCTTCGAGCGCGAGACCCCGGTCGAGCTGTCGTTCGAGCAGGTCACCAAGATGATCTGA
- a CDS encoding YqaJ viral recombinase family protein produces the protein MTPELQARILADSRDRVAWLRARARGITATDVAGLSGEASISRAADAKLGAGPRFGGNAYTDHGRRREPEIAAWVAATHGILPSSALFHAEIEKRHLATPDGICVDGEGRVLLAEIKTTNKSWRTIPRTYLRQVWWQQHVLGAERTLFVWEEHDDFNPIHDEPRSVWIDRDEKEIGQLVALATRLIDELYRRTTGQAPPTRAPLAPSRRNALRERDMFRALALSE, from the coding sequence GTGACTCCCGAACTCCAAGCGCGCATCCTCGCGGACTCCCGCGATCGCGTCGCATGGCTTCGCGCGCGAGCTCGCGGGATCACCGCGACCGACGTCGCCGGGCTCTCGGGAGAGGCCTCGATATCGCGGGCGGCGGATGCCAAGCTCGGAGCAGGTCCGCGCTTCGGCGGCAACGCCTACACCGACCACGGGCGCCGACGCGAACCGGAGATCGCGGCGTGGGTCGCGGCGACGCACGGCATTCTCCCCTCCTCCGCACTCTTCCACGCCGAGATCGAGAAGCGCCACCTCGCAACGCCGGACGGCATCTGCGTCGACGGAGAGGGGCGTGTGCTGCTCGCCGAGATCAAGACGACAAACAAGTCGTGGCGCACCATCCCCCGCACCTACCTGCGTCAGGTCTGGTGGCAGCAGCACGTGCTCGGCGCCGAGCGCACGCTGTTCGTGTGGGAGGAGCACGACGACTTCAACCCGATCCACGACGAGCCGCGCTCGGTGTGGATCGACCGCGACGAGAAGGAGATCGGCCAGCTCGTGGCCCTCGCGACCCGGCTGATCGACGAGCTCTACCGGCGCACGACCGGTCAGGCCCCTCCTACTCGCGCCCCGCTGGCGCCGAGCCGGCGCAACGCGCTGCGCGAGCGCGACATGTTCCGCGCACTGGCCCTGTCGGAGTAG
- a CDS encoding amino acid ABC transporter ATP-binding protein — protein sequence MSRTDSSPPLLTASGLHKRFGDNEVLRGIDLTLHRGEVVVLIGPSGSGKTTVLRSLNGLETPDAGSIVVDGGPEIDFAERVTPRQRLALRDRSAMVFQHHNLFPHFTVLENVIEGPWRVQGRPKAEVVAEARGLLERVGLGDRADARPHELSGGQQQRVGIVRALALRPDLLLFDEPTSALDPELVGEVLLVIKELADEGWSMVVVTHELSFAREAADHVLFMDAGVVVEEGHPSQIFGAPREERTQRFLTRILRPLDGA from the coding sequence GTGTCGCGCACTGATTCGTCTCCGCCGCTGCTGACGGCGAGCGGGCTGCACAAGCGCTTCGGCGACAACGAGGTGCTGCGGGGGATCGATCTGACCCTGCACCGTGGCGAGGTGGTCGTGCTCATCGGGCCGAGCGGCTCGGGCAAGACCACGGTGCTGAGATCGCTGAACGGCCTCGAGACGCCGGATGCCGGATCGATCGTCGTCGACGGCGGGCCCGAGATCGACTTCGCCGAGCGGGTGACGCCGCGGCAGCGCCTGGCGCTGCGCGATCGCTCGGCTATGGTCTTCCAGCATCACAACCTGTTCCCGCATTTCACGGTGCTCGAGAACGTGATCGAGGGGCCGTGGCGCGTGCAGGGGCGGCCCAAGGCCGAGGTGGTCGCCGAGGCCCGCGGGCTGCTCGAGAGGGTCGGCCTGGGTGACCGGGCCGACGCCCGACCGCACGAGCTCTCGGGCGGTCAGCAGCAGCGGGTCGGCATCGTGCGCGCGCTGGCCCTGCGCCCCGATCTGCTGCTCTTCGACGAGCCCACGAGCGCCCTCGATCCCGAACTCGTGGGCGAGGTGCTGCTGGTGATCAAGGAGCTCGCGGATGAGGGCTGGAGCATGGTCGTCGTGACGCATGAGCTCAGCTTCGCCAGGGAGGCGGCCGACCACGTGCTGTTCATGGATGCCGGCGTGGTGGTCGAGGAGGGGCATCCGTCGCAGATCTTCGGCGCGCCCCGCGAGGAGCGCACGCAGCGGTTCCTCACCCGCATCCTGCGCCCGCTCGACGGGGCCTGA
- the secE gene encoding preprotein translocase subunit SecE has protein sequence MDQDDVRGDIAASGTYALRDSKLGFFGRIALFFRQVISELRKVVTPTRKELAKFTTVVFVFVLIVMGLVYGLDWLFGTGAHYVFGVPLS, from the coding sequence ATGGACCAGGACGACGTTCGCGGCGACATCGCCGCCTCGGGCACCTACGCCCTGCGCGACAGCAAGCTCGGCTTCTTCGGACGCATCGCCCTGTTCTTCCGCCAGGTGATCAGCGAACTGCGCAAGGTCGTCACGCCGACCCGCAAGGAACTCGCCAAGTTCACCACCGTGGTGTTCGTCTTCGTGCTGATCGTCATGGGTCTCGTCTACGGACTCGACTGGCTCTTCGGAACCGGAGCGCACTACGTCTTCGGAGTCCCGCTGAGCTGA
- the rplA gene encoding 50S ribosomal protein L1: protein MATKSKAYQAALAKIEADRFYTPTEAVALAKETGSSKFDSTVEVALKLSVDPRKADQMVRGTVMLPHGTGKTARVIVFANGAAAEAAIAAGADEVGGTELIEKVAAGWTDFDAAVSTPELMGQVGRLGKVLGPRGLMPNPKTGTVTPNPAKAVEEIKGGKIEFRVDKHANVHFIVGKASFTAEQLDENIGAALEEIVRLKPSSSKGRYIQKGAVSTTFGPGIPLDVNSI from the coding sequence ATGGCTACCAAGTCCAAGGCATACCAGGCTGCCCTCGCCAAGATCGAGGCAGACCGTTTCTACACCCCGACCGAGGCCGTCGCCCTCGCGAAGGAGACCGGCTCGTCGAAGTTCGACTCGACCGTCGAGGTCGCGCTCAAGCTCTCGGTCGACCCCCGCAAGGCAGACCAGATGGTGCGCGGCACCGTCATGCTGCCCCACGGCACCGGCAAGACCGCTCGCGTCATCGTGTTCGCGAACGGCGCTGCCGCTGAGGCCGCCATCGCCGCCGGTGCAGACGAGGTCGGTGGCACCGAGCTCATCGAGAAGGTCGCCGCAGGCTGGACCGACTTCGACGCAGCCGTCTCGACCCCTGAGCTCATGGGCCAGGTCGGTCGTCTGGGTAAGGTGCTCGGCCCCCGTGGCCTCATGCCCAACCCCAAGACCGGCACCGTGACCCCCAACCCGGCCAAGGCCGTCGAGGAGATCAAGGGCGGAAAGATCGAGTTCCGCGTCGACAAGCACGCCAACGTGCACTTCATCGTCGGCAAGGCCTCGTTCACGGCTGAGCAGCTCGACGAGAACATCGGCGCAGCGCTCGAGGAGATCGTCCGCCTCAAGCCGTCGAGCTCGAAGGGCCGTTACATCCAGAAGGGCGCCGTGTCGACCACGTTCGGCCCCGGCATCCCGCTGGACGTCAACTCCATCTGA
- a CDS encoding amino acid ABC transporter permease — protein MDAWQLFLNSLGPIALAGLTATVPLALVSFAFGLLIAIGIALMRISVNPVLSNLARFYISVIRGTPLLVQLFVIFYGMPSIGVTIDSWPSAIIALSLNVGGYGAEVVRAAILSVPKGQWEAAYTVGMNRTRTLTRVVLPQAARVSVPPLSNTFISLVKDTSLTSLILVTDLFKVSQQIASTTYEFMVLYLAAALVYWVFCLVLSFGQSAVERRLDQRVAH, from the coding sequence ATGGATGCCTGGCAGCTCTTCCTGAACTCACTGGGCCCGATCGCACTCGCAGGTCTCACGGCCACGGTGCCGCTCGCGCTGGTCTCGTTCGCGTTCGGACTGCTCATCGCCATCGGGATCGCGCTGATGCGCATCTCGGTGAACCCGGTGCTGTCGAATCTGGCGCGGTTCTACATCTCGGTGATCCGCGGCACGCCGCTGCTCGTTCAGCTGTTCGTCATCTTCTACGGGATGCCGTCGATCGGCGTCACGATCGACTCGTGGCCCAGCGCGATCATCGCCCTGTCGCTGAACGTCGGCGGCTACGGCGCCGAGGTCGTGCGGGCCGCGATCCTGTCGGTGCCGAAGGGGCAGTGGGAGGCCGCGTACACGGTCGGCATGAATCGCACGCGCACCCTGACCAGGGTCGTGCTCCCGCAGGCTGCTCGGGTCTCGGTGCCGCCGCTGTCGAACACCTTCATCTCCCTGGTGAAGGACACGTCGCTCACCTCGCTGATCCTCGTGACCGACCTGTTCAAGGTCAGCCAGCAGATCGCGTCGACCACGTACGAGTTCATGGTGCTGTATCTGGCGGCGGCGCTCGTCTACTGGGTCTTCTGCCTGGTGCTGTCGTTCGGGCAGAGCGCCGTCGAGAGGAGGCTCGATCAACGTGTCGCGCACTGA
- the rplK gene encoding 50S ribosomal protein L11 yields the protein MAPKKKVTGLIKLQINAGAANPAPPIGPALGQHGVNIMEFCKAYNAATESQRGNVIPVEITVYEDRSFTFVLKTPPAAELIKKAAGVAKASATPHTVKVGKITKDQVRQIAETKQADLNANDIDAASKIIEGTARSMGITVEG from the coding sequence ATGGCACCCAAGAAGAAGGTGACCGGCCTGATCAAGCTTCAGATCAACGCCGGTGCAGCCAACCCGGCGCCGCCGATCGGCCCGGCGCTCGGTCAGCACGGCGTGAACATCATGGAGTTCTGCAAGGCGTACAACGCCGCGACCGAGTCGCAGCGCGGCAACGTCATCCCCGTGGAGATCACCGTCTACGAGGACCGCAGCTTCACGTTCGTCCTGAAGACCCCGCCGGCCGCCGAGCTGATCAAGAAGGCCGCAGGCGTCGCGAAGGCTTCGGCCACCCCGCACACCGTCAAGGTCGGCAAGATCACCAAGGACCAGGTCCGTCAGATCGCCGAGACCAAGCAGGCTGACCTGAACGCGAACGACATCGACGCCGCATCGAAGATCATCGAGGGCACTGCGCGCTCGATGGGCATCACGGTCGAGGGCTGA
- a CDS encoding HSP90 family protein, with amino-acid sequence MDLRGVVDLLSRHIYSGPRVYLRELLQNARDAIAARSEVDGGGTGIRITPLTDDGEFVLRDDGVGLTADEVADLLATVGRSSKRDIFDLPRSDYLGQFGIGLLSCFMVSDRIVIRSRSARGGAGVEWTGSSDGTFQVAEPADELPIGTSVHLTPRFEHADLLRPAAVRQLAQDFGEFLPVRVTVSMPGGDVDITRPAPFLGEGDADAALAYGRDLIGATPMDVIEISEPATGTRGLAYVLPFAPPPNLRQATRTYLGRMLLAERSTEVLPDWAFFVRAVVDSTGLSPTASRESLVDDTALEHVREQLGAGIRRWVLELGLTAPHLLTQFVAVHELGLKSLVRHDEELSRFITRWLTVETTHGSIRIGDLVERHRHIRYARTVDEFRQVAGIIPATEVLVNGGYLYDADLIADLPALYPDVTVEQIDVAGELDRLDPPPLDDRAAAITLEARAGEVLAASGCGVIVRTIARADLTGLYVADPRVLRAIDRGRTKGITGGLWGGVLSKVDDTIGSAGDDDLRARLCLNWSNRVVRTLSTVDDDAVFSRTVQLLYIQALLAGHHPLTDADRGLMTTALTDLVALSAGVRDDFPFAGHDLLDSPDSAAPDRPDSRPEEH; translated from the coding sequence GTGGACCTTCGTGGAGTCGTCGACCTGCTGAGCAGGCACATCTACTCCGGCCCTCGCGTCTACCTCCGTGAGCTGCTGCAGAACGCACGCGATGCCATCGCCGCCCGCTCCGAGGTGGACGGCGGCGGCACGGGCATCCGGATCACGCCCCTCACCGACGACGGCGAGTTCGTGCTGCGCGACGACGGCGTCGGACTGACCGCCGACGAGGTCGCAGACCTGCTCGCGACCGTCGGCCGCAGCTCGAAGCGCGACATCTTCGATCTGCCCCGCAGCGACTACCTCGGCCAGTTCGGCATCGGACTGCTGAGCTGCTTCATGGTCTCGGATCGCATCGTCATCCGCTCGCGCAGCGCCCGCGGCGGCGCCGGAGTGGAGTGGACGGGCAGCTCGGACGGCACCTTCCAGGTGGCCGAGCCCGCCGACGAGCTGCCGATCGGCACCAGCGTGCATCTGACCCCCCGCTTCGAGCACGCCGACCTGCTGCGACCGGCGGCGGTCAGGCAGCTCGCGCAGGACTTCGGCGAGTTCCTGCCGGTGCGGGTCACCGTGAGCATGCCGGGCGGCGACGTCGACATCACCCGTCCCGCGCCGTTCCTCGGCGAGGGGGATGCAGATGCGGCCCTCGCCTACGGCCGCGACCTCATCGGCGCGACCCCGATGGACGTCATCGAGATCTCCGAGCCCGCCACCGGCACACGAGGGCTCGCCTACGTGCTGCCGTTCGCCCCACCCCCTAACCTGCGCCAGGCGACGCGCACCTACCTGGGCCGGATGCTGCTCGCCGAGCGCTCGACAGAGGTGCTGCCCGACTGGGCTTTCTTCGTTCGGGCGGTGGTCGACAGCACCGGCCTCTCCCCCACCGCCAGCCGCGAATCGCTCGTGGACGACACGGCTCTCGAGCACGTGCGCGAGCAGCTCGGCGCAGGCATCCGCCGCTGGGTGCTCGAGCTCGGACTCACCGCCCCGCATCTGCTCACCCAGTTCGTCGCCGTGCACGAGCTGGGCCTCAAGTCGCTCGTGCGGCACGACGAGGAGCTCTCCCGCTTCATCACGCGCTGGCTCACGGTGGAGACGACGCACGGCAGCATCCGGATCGGCGATCTCGTCGAGCGTCACCGGCACATCCGCTACGCCCGCACCGTCGACGAATTCCGGCAGGTGGCCGGGATCATCCCCGCCACCGAGGTGCTCGTGAACGGCGGCTACCTGTACGACGCCGATCTCATCGCCGACCTGCCTGCGCTGTATCCCGACGTCACGGTCGAGCAGATCGACGTCGCAGGCGAGCTCGACCGGCTCGACCCGCCTCCGCTCGACGACCGCGCTGCCGCGATCACGCTCGAGGCTCGCGCAGGCGAGGTGCTCGCGGCATCCGGGTGCGGCGTGATCGTGCGCACGATCGCCCGAGCGGATCTCACCGGACTGTACGTCGCCGACCCGCGCGTGCTGCGCGCGATCGACCGCGGGCGCACCAAGGGGATCACGGGTGGGCTGTGGGGCGGCGTGCTGTCGAAGGTCGACGACACGATCGGCAGCGCGGGCGACGATGACCTGCGGGCGCGACTGTGCCTGAACTGGTCGAATCGCGTGGTGCGCACGCTCTCGACCGTCGACGACGACGCTGTGTTCTCGCGCACGGTGCAGCTGCTGTACATCCAGGCTCTGCTCGCCGGCCACCATCCGCTCACCGATGCCGACCGCGGCCTGATGACGACGGCGCTGACCGATCTCGTCGCGCTGTCGGCGGGTGTGCGCGACGACTTCCCCTTCGCCGGGCACGATCTGCTCGACTCCCCCGACTCCGCCGCCCCTGACCGGCCCGATTCCCGCCCCGAGGAGCATTGA
- a CDS encoding LysE/ArgO family amino acid transporter produces MLTFLSGLGLMYSLIVAVGAQNVFVLRQGLRREHVLPVVLICAASDAALVLVGTAGLGFLIAELPWLIIAARWLGGISLVLYGILAARRAWRAEGETLVADAAQASGPAQASGPAQASGPAQASGPTQASGSGSAAGGGTATLSRSRLAPVLAATLAFTFLNPNVYLDTVLLIGSIAATHGPARWVFAAGAILGSITWFFALGFGARHLGRWLRTPRAWRILDTVIAALLVVMGVLLVLPVFTA; encoded by the coding sequence GTGCTCACCTTCCTCTCCGGCCTCGGACTCATGTACTCGCTCATCGTCGCCGTCGGCGCTCAGAACGTCTTCGTGCTGCGTCAGGGCCTGCGCCGTGAGCACGTGCTGCCGGTGGTGCTCATCTGCGCCGCGTCGGATGCGGCGCTCGTGCTCGTCGGCACGGCGGGCCTCGGATTCCTCATCGCCGAGCTGCCCTGGCTCATCATCGCCGCACGGTGGCTGGGAGGGATCTCGCTGGTCCTCTACGGCATCCTCGCCGCACGGCGCGCGTGGCGGGCAGAGGGCGAGACGCTCGTGGCCGACGCAGCACAGGCATCCGGACCAGCACAGGCATCCGGACCCGCACAGGCATCCGGGCCAGCACAGGCATCCGGACCAACCCAAGCATCCGGATCAGGATCAGCGGCCGGCGGCGGCACGGCCACGCTCTCGCGCTCCCGGCTCGCCCCCGTTCTCGCCGCGACGCTCGCGTTCACGTTCCTCAACCCGAACGTCTACCTCGACACGGTGCTGCTGATCGGGTCGATCGCCGCGACGCACGGCCCCGCACGCTGGGTCTTCGCCGCCGGCGCCATCCTCGGCAGCATCACCTGGTTCTTCGCCCTGGGCTTCGGTGCCCGCCATCTGGGCCGCTGGCTGCGCACGCCGCGGGCATGGCGCATCCTCGACACGGTCATCGCGGCGCTGCTGGTCGTCATGGGCGTGCTGCTCGTGCTGCCCGTCTTCACCGCCTGA
- a CDS encoding LysR family transcriptional regulator ArgP, producing the protein MKIDAQLAATVAMVVDEGSFEAAARRMHVTQSAVSQRIKTLEQQIGRAVVVRSRPVRPTEAGEALVRLARQVALLEHDTVAAFGLGDAAGVDAPRVRVPLAVNADSMATWFLAPLARVARQHPIDVDLHRDDQDYTARMLESGEVMAAVTSEADPVGGSAVTPLGVLEYRAMATADFVQRWFPDGVTAGALARAPFVDFDRRDALQQGWLRARGVDPWQVPRHYVPASHDFSEAVRLGLGWGLIPAPHLSDALVSLGEPRIRVPLYWQQWNLRSPLLDAIAEEVAAEAALVLAPM; encoded by the coding sequence ATGAAGATCGACGCTCAGCTGGCGGCGACCGTGGCGATGGTCGTCGATGAGGGCAGCTTCGAGGCTGCCGCCCGACGGATGCATGTCACGCAGTCGGCGGTGAGCCAGCGGATCAAGACGCTCGAGCAGCAGATCGGTCGCGCCGTCGTCGTGCGCTCGCGGCCCGTCCGGCCCACCGAGGCCGGAGAGGCACTCGTCCGCCTCGCGCGCCAGGTGGCCCTTCTCGAGCACGACACGGTCGCGGCGTTCGGGCTCGGCGACGCCGCCGGGGTCGATGCCCCGCGCGTCCGTGTGCCGCTCGCCGTCAACGCCGACTCGATGGCCACGTGGTTCCTGGCCCCGCTCGCGCGCGTCGCGCGACAGCATCCGATCGACGTCGACCTGCACCGCGACGATCAGGACTACACCGCGCGCATGCTCGAGTCGGGCGAGGTGATGGCGGCCGTCACCAGCGAGGCCGACCCGGTCGGCGGCAGCGCCGTCACCCCGCTCGGCGTGCTCGAATACCGCGCGATGGCGACCGCCGATTTCGTGCAGCGCTGGTTTCCCGATGGCGTCACCGCAGGGGCACTCGCCCGCGCGCCCTTCGTCGACTTCGATCGGCGAGACGCGCTGCAGCAGGGCTGGCTCCGCGCCAGGGGAGTGGACCCGTGGCAGGTGCCGCGCCACTACGTGCCCGCATCGCACGACTTCTCCGAGGCCGTGCGCCTCGGGCTGGGCTGGGGTCTGATCCCGGCGCCGCACCTCTCGGATGCTCTCGTGTCGCTGGGCGAGCCGCGCATCCGCGTGCCGCTCTACTGGCAGCAGTGGAACCTGCGGTCGCCGCTGCTCGATGCGATCGCTGAAGAGGTCGCCGCCGAAGCGGCACTGGTGCTCGCTCCGATGTGA